The region CAACACTGCTCGGGCTTGCGAACGCCCCATCCGTGCTCCTTGCAAAAAAACTTGTCGAGATAACGCCCCGGGGACTTTCCAAAGTTTTCTATTCCGATAACGGGTCCACATCGGTAGAAATCGCACTTAAAATGGCGTATCAGTACTGGCGGCAGCGGGGAGAAAAGAAAAGGAAAAGATTCGTCTGTTTTAGCAATGGTTACCATGGCGACACCGTAGGATCTGTCAGCGTGGGGGGGATAGATTTGTTTCATAAAATATACCGCCCGCTCCTGTTTAAAACTTTCAAATCTCCGTCGCCTTACTGCTACCGGTGTCCCCTCAAGCTTGCAAAGGAAAGTTGTGGCACGGCATGCATCGGAGAATTTGAGAAGATCGTAAAAAATCACAAGGACGAGATTTGCGCTGTTATAATTGAACCACTCGTTCAGGGTGCCGGAGGTATGATTGTGCAACCGGAGGGGTTCATTTCATCGGTCTCACAGATCACGAAAGAACATGGTATTTTTTTGATCACGGACGAAGTGGCTACCGGTTTTGGCCGGACGGGCAAGATGTTTGCTTGTGAAAAGGAGAATGTGCATCCGGATTTCCTTTGCGTGGCAAAGGGTATCACCGGCGGATATATGCCTCTCGCCGCAACATTGACAACAGACGAGGTGTTTCGTGGTTTTCTTAGCCGATTTGAAGATTTCAAGACTTTCTTTCACGGACATACGTACACTGGCAATCCGCTGGCATGCAGTGTTGCGGTCCGAAATTTGGAGCTTTTTGAGGCCGAGAAGATTGTTGAAAATATGAAGCCAAAAATAGAGACACTCCGAAACGAACTTAAGAAGTTCGCCGACCTGCCTCATGTGGGAGATGTGCGACAGGAAGGGTTTATGGTGGGGATTGAGCTTGTAAAGAATCGAAAAACTAAAAAGCCCTATGTTCCTGGCGAAAATATGGGACACAAGGTGATTATGGAAGCAAGAAGCAGAGGCGCGGTCATAAGACCTCTCGGGGATGTGATCGTGCTTATGCCTCCGCCCGCTATCGACGAAAATACGCTGGAGGAACTTGTGGCGATTACGTATGAAAGTATCAGGGCGGTGACGGAAAGATGCTGAATAACGAATAGCCGGAAAAGCAGTGAACATTCATCAGCGAATAGTGAATAATCCAGAGGCGGGGGTGTTGGCCGCAGAGAAAGAGTTGGCCGGTCATCTGCCGGGAAATTAGGAAAAACCGTTACAGACGGGTCTTTTAGCACACCGACTACCAATGGAGGCCAACATAGCCCAACAAAAAGATTCCTATGAAAACCATTGCACAACGAGCCCTTACAAGCTCCATCGCGCCTAAAACCTGAAAAATAGTGAATCTGTCGCAAGAAGTACTTGCAAGTTTAAATCTGTTGTGCTATTATCTCACCCATGTTGACGTTATTGCAAAACACGAAGGCAGGGAAGGAAATATGAGCCTGCGTATTAGTGGCAGTATACTTGGATATGAAACCGGATGTTTACCGATGCCTGTCAGCTGTACTCTAAATGAGATGCACGTCTCAGAGGTTCTTGGTTGCAGTTCTGTTTCAGCTTCAAATGTCGAGGAAGAATTCGAAAGACGTTTTAGTAAAATATTTTTTGAAATCGCTTGACAATAGAAAAAAAATAAGTATACTTAACACTGCTTCAAGGTTGAGCAGTTAACAATTGTTCTTTGAAAAGAAAATAGTAGGTCCTCGTTCAAGTATGATTTTGAACAATTTTTAGTTTGA is a window of Syntrophobacterales bacterium DNA encoding:
- the bioA gene encoding adenosylmethionine--8-amino-7-oxononanoate transaminase; amino-acid sequence: MGSNTLKEWDKQYVWHPFTQMQEYMETDPLVIERGERFHLIDSEGKRYIDGVSSLWVVVHGHGKKELLDVIRDQSEKLCHSTLLGLANAPSVLLAKKLVEITPRGLSKVFYSDNGSTSVEIALKMAYQYWRQRGEKKRKRFVCFSNGYHGDTVGSVSVGGIDLFHKIYRPLLFKTFKSPSPYCYRCPLKLAKESCGTACIGEFEKIVKNHKDEICAVIIEPLVQGAGGMIVQPEGFISSVSQITKEHGIFLITDEVATGFGRTGKMFACEKENVHPDFLCVAKGITGGYMPLAATLTTDEVFRGFLSRFEDFKTFFHGHTYTGNPLACSVAVRNLELFEAEKIVENMKPKIETLRNELKKFADLPHVGDVRQEGFMVGIELVKNRKTKKPYVPGENMGHKVIMEARSRGAVIRPLGDVIVLMPPPAIDENTLEELVAITYESIRAVTERC